A stretch of the Fusobacterium perfoetens ATCC 29250 genome encodes the following:
- a CDS encoding NUDIX hydrolase N-terminal domain-containing protein → MDNKKLVELLNLVKRNITLSDLGILYAHNGYDDERYRELKEINLEILDILTDENITLDKLHDFYLPISEYPTPKVEVRGLLLNENDEVLMVEEKLDPGKWSIPGGWCDIGFSPKEVMIKEMKEETGLDVEIVKVLAIFDKKFHNHPADTFYTYKIAFFCKKLDGNLKTTFDITNVKFFKLDNLPPLSTYRILEEQIKTLVNLAKDENSKTYFE, encoded by the coding sequence ATGGATAATAAAAAATTGGTAGAATTATTAAATCTTGTTAAAAGAAATATAACTCTTTCTGATTTAGGTATTCTGTATGCTCATAATGGTTATGATGATGAAAGATATAGAGAGCTTAAAGAAATTAATTTAGAAATTTTAGATATTTTAACAGATGAAAATATAACTTTAGATAAATTACATGATTTTTATTTACCTATAAGTGAATATCCAACTCCAAAAGTAGAAGTAAGAGGGCTTCTTCTTAATGAAAATGATGAAGTTTTAATGGTAGAAGAAAAATTAGACCCTGGTAAATGGTCTATCCCTGGTGGTTGGTGTGATATTGGTTTTTCTCCAAAAGAGGTTATGATTAAAGAAATGAAAGAGGAAACAGGTTTAGATGTGGAAATTGTAAAAGTACTTGCTATTTTTGATAAAAAGTTTCATAATCACCCTGCTGATACTTTTTACACTTATAAAATAGCTTTTTTTTGTAAAAAATTAGATGGTAATTTAAAAACAACTTTTGATATTACTAATGTTAAATTTTTTAAATTAGATAATCTTCCTCCTCTATCTACTTATAGAATTTTAGAAGAACAAATTAAAACTTTAGTTAATTTAGCTAAAGATGAAAATTCTAAAACTTATTTTGAATAA
- a CDS encoding ROK family protein yields the protein MLIGGIEAGGTKFVCGIGNEKGEILDRISFPTETPEITLKKVVEYFKDKNIETLGIGSFGPVDINPKSENYGSIRKTPKLTWTNFNILEYLKKHFSISMVIDTDVNGAALGESIWGAAKNLDNCIYLTVGTGIGGGILISGKLVHGMLHPEMGHIIIKRHPNDKYEGKCPFHKDCLEGLASGPAIEERWKTKGDKLPLDHEAWNLEAFYIAQALVNYILILSPEKIILGGGVMKQKQLFPKIRKYVKEMLNEYIQADDILKNIDEYIVSPKLGDNAGF from the coding sequence ATGTTGATTGGTGGAATAGAAGCTGGAGGAACTAAGTTTGTTTGTGGAATAGGGAATGAAAAAGGAGAGATTTTAGATAGAATTAGTTTTCCAACAGAAACTCCTGAAATTACTTTAAAAAAAGTTGTTGAATATTTTAAAGATAAAAATATAGAAACTTTAGGAATAGGGTCTTTTGGTCCTGTTGATATTAATCCTAAATCAGAAAATTATGGTTCTATAAGAAAAACTCCTAAATTAACTTGGACAAATTTTAATATTTTAGAATATTTAAAAAAACATTTTTCTATTTCAATGGTAATAGATACAGATGTTAATGGAGCAGCTTTAGGAGAGTCTATATGGGGAGCAGCTAAAAATCTTGATAATTGTATTTATTTAACTGTTGGAACAGGAATAGGAGGAGGAATATTAATTTCTGGAAAACTTGTTCATGGAATGTTACACCCTGAGATGGGACATATAATTATAAAAAGACATCCTAATGATAAATATGAAGGGAAATGTCCATTTCATAAAGATTGCTTAGAAGGACTTGCTTCAGGACCAGCTATAGAAGAAAGATGGAAAACAAAAGGTGATAAACTGCCTTTAGACCATGAAGCATGGAATTTAGAAGCTTTTTATATTGCTCAAGCTCTTGTAAATTATATATTAATTTTGTCTCCAGAAAAAATAATTTTAGGTGGAGGAGTTATGAAACAAAAACAACTTTTTCCTAAAATAAGAAAATATGTTAAAGAGATGTTAAATGAATACATTCAAGCAGATGATATTTTAAAAAATATAGATGAATATATAGTTTCTCCTAAATTAGGAGATAATGCTGGATTTTAG
- a CDS encoding YbjQ family protein has product MGKKCAKCGKEAGFFKSITFYKIGNEEYCADCGKEEIERRISTIKITTTNNIEGYKVVDYIDIDSAEVVIGTGIFSEVEGNISDLFGARSSGFEEKLAKGKKYAMDKLKYNAMLKGGNAIVGVDLSYTEFDKNRIGIIVSGTVVKIEKS; this is encoded by the coding sequence ATGGGAAAGAAATGTGCAAAATGTGGAAAAGAAGCTGGATTTTTTAAATCTATAACATTTTATAAAATTGGAAATGAGGAATATTGTGCTGATTGTGGAAAGGAAGAGATTGAAAGAAGAATTTCTACAATAAAAATTACTACAACTAATAATATTGAGGGATACAAAGTTGTAGACTATATAGATATTGATAGTGCAGAAGTAGTTATAGGAACAGGAATATTTTCAGAGGTAGAGGGAAATATATCAGACTTATTTGGAGCTAGGTCTTCTGGTTTTGAAGAAAAATTAGCTAAAGGTAAAAAATATGCAATGGATAAATTAAAATATAATGCTATGCTTAAAGGTGGGAATGCCATTGTTGGAGTAGATTTAAGTTATACAGAGTTTGATAAAAATAGAATTGGAATAATAGTAAGTGGAACTGTTGTAAAAATAGAAAAAAGTTAA
- a CDS encoding amino acid ABC transporter ATP-binding protein encodes MIKVEHLYKSFGKLEVLKDISVEIKKGEVIAIIGPSGSGKSTFLRCLNKLEEPTGGAIYINNQNLMDDKTDINKIREKVGMVFQHFNLFPHKTVLENLTLSPLKVKNAKLEEINEKARKLLKKVGLADKENAYPDQLSGGQKQRIAIARTLAMDPEVILFDEPTSALDPEMIKEVLDVMRELADEGMTMIIVTHEMGFAKNVADRVFFMDRGTILEDDSPEVIFGNPKHERTKEFLNKVLNR; translated from the coding sequence GTGATTAAGGTAGAACATTTATATAAAAGTTTTGGAAAATTAGAAGTTTTAAAAGATATATCAGTAGAAATAAAAAAAGGTGAAGTTATAGCTATAATTGGACCATCTGGAAGTGGAAAATCTACTTTCTTAAGATGTCTTAACAAATTAGAAGAACCTACAGGTGGAGCAATCTATATAAATAATCAAAATTTAATGGACGATAAAACAGATATAAATAAAATTAGAGAAAAAGTTGGAATGGTTTTCCAACATTTCAATCTTTTTCCTCATAAAACAGTTTTAGAAAATTTAACTTTGTCTCCTTTAAAAGTAAAAAATGCAAAATTAGAGGAAATTAATGAGAAAGCAAGAAAATTATTAAAAAAAGTAGGTTTAGCTGATAAAGAAAATGCTTATCCTGACCAATTATCAGGAGGACAAAAACAAAGAATAGCTATAGCTAGAACTCTTGCTATGGACCCAGAAGTAATACTTTTTGATGAGCCAACATCAGCATTAGACCCAGAAATGATAAAAGAAGTTCTTGATGTTATGAGAGAGTTAGCTGATGAGGGAATGACAATGATAATAGTAACTCATGAAATGGGATTTGCTAAAAATGTGGCTGATAGAGTGTTTTTCATGGACAGAGGAACAATATTAGAAGATGATTCTCCAGAAGTTATATTTGGAAATCCTAAACATGAAAGAACTAAGGAATTTTTAAATAAAGTTTTAAATCGTTAA
- a CDS encoding threonine aldolase family protein, translating to MISFNNDYSEGAHPNILNALIETNFEQTDGYGEDYYTNLAYEKIKTALNCDDCHIRFLVGGTQTNLVVISHLLRPHQAVISSDVGHINVHETGAIEGTGHKVLTTEKIKDGKLTPETIKKVLDIHTDAHMVQPKMVYLSNPNELGAIYTKEELKNIYEFCKENNLYFYIDGARLSSALASEKNNIDLSDYKDLCDILYIGATKSGALFGEAVVFFNLSLVGDFQYSIKLRGALLAKGRLLGIQFNELFKNNLFVEIGKHANKMAKKIKDIFVKNNIPFVVDSYSNQLFVIFSNELIKKLSDKYKFSIIEKYDENNTVVRFVTSWATKEENVDEFIKDFKEIIK from the coding sequence ATGATTAGTTTCAATAATGATTATAGCGAGGGAGCTCATCCTAATATATTAAATGCTCTTATCGAAACAAATTTTGAACAAACAGATGGATATGGTGAAGATTATTATACTAACTTAGCTTACGAAAAAATTAAAACTGCTCTTAATTGTGATGATTGCCATATTAGATTTTTAGTTGGAGGTACACAAACTAATCTTGTAGTTATCTCTCATCTTCTAAGACCTCATCAAGCTGTTATATCTTCTGATGTGGGACATATTAATGTACATGAAACAGGAGCTATTGAAGGAACAGGACACAAAGTTCTTACTACTGAAAAAATAAAAGATGGTAAATTAACTCCTGAAACAATAAAAAAAGTTTTAGATATTCATACTGACGCCCATATGGTACAACCTAAAATGGTTTATTTATCAAATCCAAATGAATTAGGGGCTATCTATACTAAAGAGGAATTAAAAAATATATATGAATTTTGTAAAGAAAACAATCTTTATTTCTATATTGACGGAGCTAGACTTTCTTCTGCTTTAGCCTCTGAAAAAAATAATATAGATTTATCTGATTACAAAGATTTATGTGATATTTTATACATAGGAGCTACAAAATCTGGAGCTTTATTTGGAGAAGCTGTGGTATTTTTCAATCTTTCTTTAGTTGGAGATTTTCAATATTCTATCAAATTAAGAGGAGCTTTACTTGCTAAAGGTAGATTACTTGGAATTCAATTTAATGAGTTATTTAAAAATAATTTATTTGTAGAGATTGGAAAACATGCTAATAAAATGGCAAAAAAAATAAAAGATATATTTGTAAAAAATAATATTCCTTTTGTTGTTGATTCTTATTCTAATCAACTTTTTGTGATTTTCTCTAATGAATTAATAAAAAAATTATCAGATAAATATAAATTTTCTATTATTGAAAAATATGATGAAAATAATACTGTAGTGAGATTTGTTACTTCTTGGGCTACAAAAGAAGAAAATGTAGATGAATTTATAAAAGATTTTAAAGAAATTATTAAATAG
- a CDS encoding DUF554 domain-containing protein yields MFIILLNGLTIVLGTLLGYIFRKALPKDISESIIKILGLFTFIMGLKDALTFKNGMYVAIYLVIGVVIGEKFDLDGKLKNLGKILQEKFGKEKEEGGMIKGFVTSTLIFCVGSMAILGPVKIALNGDGNLIYIKSILDGVMSMMLASTYGIGVIFSGIMVVLYQGLMFCMGNILKVVTTPEVMGDVTAVGGAILTGLGLTLIFGEKYLKVTNMLPGMFLPIIFSLIMRLF; encoded by the coding sequence ATGTTTATAATTCTTTTAAATGGCTTGACTATAGTTTTAGGAACTTTATTAGGATATATATTTAGAAAAGCTTTACCTAAAGATATATCTGAATCAATAATAAAAATATTAGGACTTTTTACTTTTATAATGGGTCTAAAAGACGCCCTAACTTTTAAAAATGGAATGTATGTAGCAATATATTTAGTAATAGGAGTTGTAATTGGAGAAAAATTTGATTTAGATGGAAAATTAAAAAATCTAGGAAAGATATTACAAGAAAAGTTTGGCAAAGAAAAAGAAGAGGGAGGAATGATAAAAGGGTTTGTAACTTCAACTTTAATATTTTGTGTAGGTTCAATGGCAATATTAGGCCCTGTAAAAATAGCATTAAATGGTGATGGAAATTTAATTTATATAAAATCAATATTAGATGGTGTAATGTCTATGATGTTAGCTTCTACTTATGGAATAGGAGTTATTTTTTCAGGAATAATGGTTGTGCTTTATCAAGGATTGATGTTTTGTATGGGAAATATTTTAAAAGTTGTTACAACACCAGAAGTAATGGGAGATGTAACAGCAGTTGGTGGAGCAATTTTAACAGGATTAGGCTTGACTTTAATATTTGGAGAAAAATATTTAAAAGTTACTAATATGCTTCCAGGAATGTTTTTACCAATTATATTTTCATTAATAATGAGATTATTTTAA
- a CDS encoding N-acetylneuraminate lyase — MKDLKGIFSALLVSFDKNGKINEKGTREIVRHNIDTMKVDGLYVGGSTGENFMLSTEDKKTIFRIAMEESQGKVAMIAQVGSINLNEAVELGKYATELGYDALSAVTPFYYKFSFNEIKNYYNTIVNETGNKMIVYSISALTGVMMGIEQFRELFENPNIIGVKFTEGNFFLMERLRHAFPDKILYSGFDEMLLSATVLDVDGAIGSTYNVNGLRARKIFELAKEGKVKEARVLQKESNDMIEAVLTNGLFPTLKEMLKCYGVDAGYCKEPFEKLSEEKIQRAKEIFKTI, encoded by the coding sequence ATGAAAGATTTAAAAGGTATTTTTTCTGCTTTATTAGTTTCTTTTGATAAAAATGGAAAGATTAATGAAAAAGGTACAAGGGAAATTGTAAGACATAATATTGATACAATGAAAGTAGATGGACTTTATGTAGGAGGTTCTACAGGAGAAAATTTTATGTTATCTACAGAGGATAAAAAAACTATTTTTAGAATAGCTATGGAAGAATCACAAGGAAAAGTAGCTATGATTGCTCAAGTAGGTTCTATTAACTTAAATGAAGCTGTTGAACTTGGAAAATATGCAACTGAATTAGGATATGATGCTTTATCTGCTGTAACACCTTTTTATTATAAATTCTCTTTTAATGAAATTAAAAATTATTATAACACAATAGTTAATGAAACAGGAAATAAAATGATAGTTTATTCTATATCTGCTTTAACTGGTGTTATGATGGGAATTGAACAATTTAGAGAACTTTTTGAGAATCCTAATATTATTGGAGTTAAATTTACTGAAGGAAATTTCTTTTTAATGGAAAGATTAAGACATGCTTTTCCAGATAAAATTCTTTATTCAGGATTTGATGAAATGTTACTTTCAGCAACTGTATTAGATGTTGATGGAGCTATAGGAAGTACATATAACGTAAATGGTTTAAGAGCTAGAAAAATATTTGAATTAGCTAAAGAAGGAAAAGTAAAAGAAGCTAGAGTACTTCAAAAAGAATCAAATGATATGATAGAAGCAGTATTAACTAACGGATTATTCCCAACATTAAAAGAAATGTTAAAATGTTATGGAGTAGATGCTGGATATTGTAAAGAGCCATTTGAAAAATTATCAGAAGAAAAAATTCAAAGAGCAAAAGAAATTTTTAAAACTATTTAA
- a CDS encoding amino acid ABC transporter permease, with protein sequence MTEYLGVLKEIFIEGQRYQYMIQGLSFSVGVTLFSAILGIILGILAAIMRICNFRPFKHSKNKKWKNWTPLTNLSILYTDIIRGTPAVVQLMILANIIFAGFRDMPVFLIAGIAFGINSGAYVCEIIRAGIEGLDKGQMEAARALGMPYHIAMKEVIIPQAIRKILPALVSEFITLLKETSIVGFIGGVDLLRSANIITSQTYRGVEPLLAVGLIYLVMVGIFTKIMRNVEKGLKVSD encoded by the coding sequence ATGACAGAGTACTTAGGAGTATTAAAAGAGATTTTTATCGAAGGACAAAGATATCAATATATGATACAAGGTCTTTCTTTTTCAGTTGGAGTAACATTATTTTCAGCTATCTTAGGAATTATCTTAGGAATTTTAGCAGCAATTATGAGAATTTGTAATTTCCGTCCATTTAAACATAGTAAAAATAAAAAATGGAAAAATTGGACTCCATTAACAAATTTATCAATCTTATACACAGATATAATAAGAGGAACTCCTGCAGTAGTTCAACTTATGATATTAGCAAATATTATTTTTGCTGGATTTAGAGATATGCCTGTATTTTTAATAGCAGGAATTGCTTTTGGTATAAACTCAGGAGCTTATGTTTGTGAAATCATTAGAGCAGGAATTGAGGGACTTGATAAAGGACAAATGGAAGCAGCTAGAGCTTTAGGAATGCCTTATCATATAGCTATGAAAGAAGTTATAATTCCTCAAGCTATAAGAAAAATTTTACCAGCTCTTGTTAGTGAATTTATTACATTATTAAAAGAAACATCAATAGTAGGATTTATAGGTGGAGTAGATTTACTTCGTTCAGCAAATATAATTACTAGTCAAACTTATAGAGGAGTAGAACCATTATTAGCAGTTGGACTTATTTATTTAGTAATGGTAGGAATATTTACTAAGATTATGAGAAATGTTGAAAAGGGGTTGAAAGTAAGTGATTAA